One segment of Hydrogenothermus marinus DNA contains the following:
- a CDS encoding ABC transporter permease, protein MNTGVIKAYFLKEIKELVRSKLIIFVYLMPTMVLLLFSYGIRMQVEHIKTVIIDKDQTKLSIDFTSALQHSKYFDTKITYLPENKILNNMKKGKVDLIIIIPPSFEKRVLKGQKADIGIFVDASFPFRGSTIESYVKGVLFKTAQDFFIKKNINLKFVDINNRNLFNQSMRDENAVVPGLIGLILLIAPAILSALLIVREKENGTIFNFYSSSVKKSEFLIAKLIPVFLLHSINIFILFLWATYLFKVPFKGSFFIYWLTSEIYIVISLSIGLLVSVIAKTQIVALIATIVITIIPGFLYSGILMPISSLKGEAYIEAHIFPVMYYNHIIYDTFLIGQGFSSDKNLFYFLILIFYAILLLTLGSLFMKKELR, encoded by the coding sequence TTGAATACTGGAGTAATAAAAGCTTACTTTTTAAAAGAGATAAAAGAACTTGTAAGATCAAAGCTTATAATCTTTGTTTATCTTATGCCTACTATGGTTCTACTTTTATTTAGTTATGGTATTAGAATGCAAGTTGAACATATAAAAACAGTGATAATAGATAAAGATCAAACAAAACTATCAATAGATTTTACATCTGCTTTACAACATTCAAAATATTTTGATACAAAAATTACATATTTACCAGAAAATAAAATTTTAAATAATATGAAAAAAGGAAAAGTAGATTTAATTATAATTATTCCACCTTCTTTTGAAAAAAGAGTTTTAAAAGGTCAAAAAGCAGATATTGGTATTTTTGTTGATGCTTCTTTTCCATTTAGAGGAAGTACAATAGAAAGTTATGTCAAAGGTGTTTTATTTAAAACAGCCCAAGATTTTTTTATAAAGAAAAATATAAATCTTAAATTTGTTGATATAAATAATAGAAATCTTTTTAATCAATCCATGAGAGATGAAAATGCAGTAGTACCTGGATTAATAGGACTTATCTTACTTATAGCCCCTGCTATATTATCAGCTTTACTTATAGTAAGAGAAAAAGAAAATGGTACTATTTTCAATTTTTATTCATCTTCAGTTAAAAAATCTGAATTTTTAATTGCAAAACTTATTCCTGTTTTTTTACTTCACTCTATAAATATTTTTATTTTATTTTTATGGGCTACCTATCTTTTTAAAGTACCATTTAAAGGTAGTTTTTTTATTTACTGGCTAACTTCTGAAATATATATAGTTATAAGTCTTTCAATTGGCCTTTTAGTTTCTGTAATAGCAAAAACTCAGATAGTGGCATTAATAGCAACAATTGTTATTACTATAATCCCAGGTTTCTTATATTCTGGAATTTTAATGCCAATTTCTTCCTTAAAAGGAGAAGCATATATTGAAGCACATATTTTCCCTGTTATGTATTATAACCATATTATTTATGATACTTTTTTGATAGGACAGGGATTTAGCTCTGATAAAAATCTGTTTTATTTTTTGATACTTATTTTTTATGCAATATTACTTTTGACCTTAGGTAGTTTATTTATGAAGAAGGAATTAAGATGA
- a CDS encoding ATP-binding cassette domain-containing protein, with the protein MADLEVKNITVRYKKKVGIKDASFTANNGEILGFIGPDGAGKSSLMFAISGVKKFEGEIIYKGYKYHSPKEAEKIKKYIGFMPQGIGLVLYPELTVSEHLEFFTEIRNIKKDKSYYEYRERLLKMAGLYKFQDRKAQNLSGGMQQKLSLICTLIHKPKLLILDEPTTGVDPLSRRELWEIVDEIRKKEGIIAIISTGYMQEAEKMDKVFLFEDGQIIATGTANQLKESVKNYTYIETKCYEECFTFNKKTYSLKPLNVPHAEPDLESVFFVYALKKYKKIPEINLEAKENKDTYLENTDIVLKGKGLTKKFGDFIADDHIDIVLKKGEILGLLGANGAGKTTLIKMLLGLYPIDEGELWLLGKKIESYKDRLNLKSKIGYVSQKFSLYKDLTVRENLIYFANIHQIPSIKAIKRINRLSEELEFKQYLDYLPTELPLGINQRLSIAAAILHEPVVLFLDEPTSGVDAIARAQMWQIIHQLKEKWGVSVLITTHYMSEADFCDRVILLKEGKKIADDKPENLYKKYSDAKSFEDIFIKIHEEKQVKI; encoded by the coding sequence ATGGCTGATTTAGAAGTTAAAAATATAACAGTTAGATATAAGAAAAAGGTAGGTATAAAAGATGCATCATTTACAGCAAATAATGGTGAAATTTTAGGATTTATAGGTCCTGATGGTGCTGGAAAAAGCTCTTTAATGTTTGCTATCTCAGGAGTAAAAAAGTTTGAAGGAGAGATTATATATAAAGGATATAAATATCATTCACCAAAAGAGGCAGAAAAAATAAAAAAATATATAGGTTTTATGCCTCAAGGTATAGGATTAGTTTTATATCCAGAGCTTACTGTATCAGAGCATTTAGAGTTTTTTACAGAAATAAGAAATATAAAAAAAGATAAATCTTATTATGAATATAGAGAAAGACTTTTAAAAATGGCAGGTCTTTATAAGTTTCAAGATAGAAAAGCTCAAAATTTAAGTGGAGGTATGCAACAAAAACTCTCTTTAATATGTACTTTAATACATAAACCAAAACTTTTAATCCTTGATGAACCAACAACAGGAGTTGATCCTTTAAGCCGTAGAGAACTTTGGGAAATTGTAGATGAGATAAGAAAAAAAGAAGGAATAATAGCAATTATAAGTACAGGATATATGCAAGAAGCTGAAAAAATGGATAAAGTGTTTTTATTTGAAGATGGGCAGATTATAGCAACAGGTACAGCAAATCAGTTAAAAGAATCAGTAAAAAATTATACATATATAGAAACAAAATGTTATGAGGAATGTTTTACCTTTAATAAAAAAACATACTCTTTAAAACCTTTAAATGTTCCTCATGCTGAACCTGATCTTGAAAGTGTATTTTTTGTTTATGCTTTAAAAAAATATAAAAAAATACCTGAAATAAATTTAGAGGCAAAAGAAAATAAGGATACATATTTAGAAAATACTGATATTGTTTTAAAAGGAAAAGGTTTAACAAAAAAGTTTGGTGATTTTATAGCAGATGATCATATAGACATAGTTTTAAAAAAAGGAGAAATTTTAGGACTTCTTGGAGCAAATGGAGCTGGAAAAACTACTTTAATAAAAATGCTACTTGGACTTTATCCTATTGATGAAGGAGAGCTTTGGCTACTTGGTAAAAAAATAGAAAGCTATAAAGATAGATTAAATCTTAAAAGCAAAATTGGATATGTAAGTCAGAAATTTTCCCTTTATAAAGATTTAACTGTTAGAGAAAATCTAATATATTTTGCAAATATACATCAAATACCTTCAATAAAAGCTATAAAGAGAATAAATAGATTATCAGAAGAACTTGAATTTAAACAGTATTTGGATTATCTTCCTACAGAACTTCCTCTTGGAATAAATCAAAGATTATCTATAGCTGCTGCAATACTTCATGAGCCTGTTGTTTTATTTTTAGATGAGCCTACAAGTGGCGTTGATGCTATAGCAAGGGCTCAAATGTGGCAGATTATCCATCAGTTAAAAGAAAAATGGGGAGTATCAGTTCTTATTACTACCCATTATATGAGCGAAGCAGATTTTTGTGATAGGGTTATTCTATTGAAAGAAGGGAAAAAAATAGCTGATGATAAACCTGAAAATCTCTATAAGAAATATTCAGACGCTAAATCATTTGAAGATATATTTATAAAAATACATGAAGAAAAGCAGGTAAAAATTTGA
- a CDS encoding MFS transporter, producing the protein MNRNIVVLGLVSFFTDFATAMINPILPIFVVVILNQSMDKLGIIVAVATFVSYAVRLLSGYIADRFGIVKPLVVAGYVISAISKPLIGFSDNYKSVAFLKAFERLGKAIRSAPKDYMISSFTKKKKYGKSFGFHKTLDIGGELGGTLTLFFILLYFSPTEQVIRNIFFLTIIPGIIGVILVAFFVEDVPKVNKIKKVSFKLIEKDKETVKLLIFYFLFVFFIFNDAFFTVQAKEVGISISIIPLLFVVLTAVQTATSYIFGLAIDKYGAKKILLFAYISGIISELLLLQEQPIYTWFAFAFLGLFTVSSLNANRAFIAKNAKNQGSVYGIFYSGVAVFGAIGAYIVGLIWNKFGMELSIIFSLIGTSFITLLFSIYILRNKNYG; encoded by the coding sequence ATGAATAGAAATATTGTTGTTCTTGGCTTAGTAAGTTTTTTTACAGATTTTGCTACGGCAATGATAAATCCTATTCTGCCAATTTTTGTAGTAGTTATTTTAAATCAAAGTATGGATAAACTTGGAATTATAGTTGCAGTTGCCACATTTGTTTCTTATGCAGTTAGACTTTTATCAGGATATATTGCTGACAGGTTTGGTATAGTAAAACCTCTTGTTGTAGCTGGATATGTAATATCTGCAATAAGTAAACCATTAATAGGTTTTTCTGATAATTATAAATCTGTTGCTTTTTTAAAGGCTTTTGAAAGGCTTGGAAAAGCTATTAGATCTGCACCAAAAGATTATATGATTTCCTCATTTACAAAAAAGAAAAAATATGGGAAAAGCTTTGGATTTCATAAAACTCTTGATATTGGAGGAGAACTTGGCGGTACATTAACTCTTTTTTTTATTTTGCTTTATTTTTCACCAACAGAACAGGTTATAAGAAATATATTCTTTTTAACTATTATCCCAGGAATAATTGGTGTAATTTTAGTTGCTTTTTTTGTAGAAGATGTACCTAAGGTAAACAAAATAAAAAAAGTTAGTTTCAAGCTTATAGAAAAAGATAAAGAAACAGTAAAACTTCTTATTTTTTATTTCTTATTTGTATTTTTTATATTTAATGATGCTTTCTTTACAGTTCAAGCAAAAGAAGTAGGTATATCAATATCTATAATTCCATTACTATTTGTAGTTTTAACTGCAGTACAAACTGCTACAAGTTATATATTTGGCCTTGCAATTGATAAATATGGGGCTAAAAAAATACTTTTGTTTGCATATATATCTGGAATAATTTCTGAGCTTTTATTACTACAAGAACAGCCTATTTATACATGGTTTGCTTTTGCATTTTTAGGACTTTTTACAGTTTCATCTTTAAATGCTAATAGGGCTTTTATAGCGAAAAATGCAAAAAATCAAGGTTCTGTTTATGGTATTTTTTACAGTGGAGTTGCAGTTTTTGGAGCTATAGGTGCTTATATTGTTGGCTTAATATGGAATAAATTTGGTATGGAATTATCAATAATATTTTCATTGATAGGAACATCCTTCATTACCTTATTATTCTCAATTTATATCCTTAGGAATAAAAATTATGGCTGA
- a CDS encoding HlyD family secretion protein codes for MKNIVKKYWTAVIGIALLIVAVFFIYQKLNKKQLPPNLVMGTGTIDGDLVNINTKYPGRIKKLYVDESDNIKKGQLVAEIEDDEYKQKLKAIEAQIKAKEKELEAKKIQLKMTKKDLNETIKKAKSSIEINKAMLSELEKNIESLKKIIEQDKRDYKRFKNLTEKNLMPKRNFEEIKLKLETDKDKLSALLDKKKQIEENIKIAESNLNQAKNGLKNLKILKKSIEALKNAIDALKAQKGEIEVVLNELLIKAPLNGYIVDKIANEGEVIGAGMPIFTAIDPKELYLKMYVDTIKNGKIKIGDKAEIFLDAYPDKPIPAKVVKVAKKAEFTPKEVAVREDRIQRVYAVRLKPLKPNPLLKLGLPATGVISLDGKKLPKSLNELPEL; via the coding sequence ATGAAAAATATAGTAAAGAAATACTGGACTGCAGTAATTGGAATTGCACTTTTAATAGTTGCCGTGTTCTTTATTTATCAAAAGCTTAATAAAAAGCAACTTCCACCAAATCTTGTAATGGGAACAGGTACCATAGATGGAGATTTGGTAAATATAAATACAAAATATCCTGGAAGGATAAAAAAATTATATGTAGATGAATCAGATAATATTAAAAAAGGGCAATTAGTTGCAGAAATAGAAGATGATGAGTATAAACAAAAACTAAAAGCAATAGAAGCTCAGATAAAAGCAAAGGAAAAAGAGCTTGAAGCTAAAAAAATTCAGTTAAAAATGACAAAAAAAGATTTAAATGAAACTATCAAAAAAGCAAAATCATCAATAGAGATAAATAAAGCAATGCTTTCAGAACTTGAAAAAAATATAGAGAGCTTAAAAAAAATTATAGAGCAAGATAAAAGAGATTATAAAAGATTTAAAAATCTAACAGAAAAAAATTTAATGCCAAAAAGGAATTTTGAAGAAATAAAACTTAAACTTGAAACAGACAAAGACAAACTTTCTGCATTATTAGATAAGAAAAAACAGATAGAAGAAAATATAAAGATAGCTGAAAGTAATTTAAATCAAGCAAAAAATGGACTTAAAAATCTAAAAATACTAAAAAAAAGTATAGAAGCTTTAAAAAATGCTATAGACGCTCTTAAAGCACAAAAAGGAGAAATAGAAGTAGTCTTAAATGAGCTTTTAATAAAGGCACCACTAAATGGATATATAGTTGACAAAATAGCAAATGAGGGAGAAGTAATAGGTGCTGGAATGCCTATATTTACAGCTATTGATCCAAAAGAACTTTATTTAAAGATGTATGTTGATACTATTAAAAATGGAAAGATAAAAATAGGAGATAAAGCAGAAATATTTCTTGATGCATATCCAGATAAACCAATACCTGCAAAAGTTGTAAAAGTAGCTAAAAAAGCAGAGTTTACACCAAAAGAGGTCGCAGTTAGAGAAGATAGAATCCAAAGGGTTTATGCAGTTAGACTAAAACCTTTAAAACCAAATCCCTTATTGAAACTTGGACTTCCTGCAACTGGAGTTATATCCTTAGATGGAAAAAAACTACCAAAAAGCTTAAATGAACTACCTGAGTTATGA
- a CDS encoding DHA2 family efflux MFS transporter permease subunit translates to MENKPIYEKISNKERFLITFIVMSGAFMAVLDTTIVDIIIPKITGPLSTDLYGAQWIITAYMIASATMLILAHWLDKNFGLRNVYIAGIILFTFFSFACGISNSLESIVGARIFQGIGEALIMATAQTILFAVYPPEKKGLAMGIFGLGVSFAPSLGPTLGGYLTEYLSWRWVFFINLPFGILTIILSLFYLPETSVFKEKAKLNFISFFFLSVFTITTLIILSKGQQLGWFMSDIIVYLTIIAIFSLILYFISEIVSKEPLIDFSIFKIKEYAIGISVFFFLLGFSMYQIFYLLPIYFEKLKGLSTLDAGLHILAFAVFIALFSPIAGILSDKIGERYVIFIPAVLYLISSLWIIPKLNYFTPSVQAAILTIPLGISLGMFFAPITTLALRNLGDKTSLGTGLLHYSRFVGGSFGTAIATNNLYKYQYEHYEGINNTQNHSYILMEFERLKEIFSQIVNPEKVFYISKIIIYKLQQIYSFSWGLQDTFFVAGLYGLLGVFPLLIIIYSDLKNKLKKA, encoded by the coding sequence ATGGAAAATAAACCAATTTATGAAAAAATATCAAATAAGGAAAGATTTTTAATAACATTCATTGTTATGTCTGGAGCCTTTATGGCTGTTTTAGATACAACAATAGTAGATATTATAATTCCTAAGATAACAGGTCCTTTAAGTACAGATCTTTATGGTGCTCAATGGATAATTACAGCTTATATGATAGCCTCTGCTACAATGTTAATTCTTGCCCATTGGCTTGATAAAAATTTTGGACTAAGGAACGTTTATATTGCAGGGATTATTCTTTTTACATTTTTTTCTTTTGCATGTGGAATATCAAACTCCCTTGAAAGTATAGTTGGAGCAAGAATATTCCAAGGTATAGGTGAAGCTTTAATTATGGCTACTGCTCAAACTATTCTTTTTGCTGTTTATCCTCCTGAAAAAAAAGGTTTAGCAATGGGAATTTTTGGACTTGGTGTAAGTTTTGCTCCTTCTCTTGGTCCTACTCTTGGAGGATATTTAACTGAGTATTTAAGCTGGAGATGGGTATTTTTTATAAATTTACCATTTGGAATTTTAACTATAATTCTTTCTTTATTTTATCTTCCAGAAACTTCAGTATTTAAAGAAAAAGCAAAACTTAATTTTATATCTTTCTTCTTTTTATCAGTTTTTACAATTACAACCTTAATAATACTTTCAAAAGGCCAACAGCTTGGCTGGTTTATGTCTGATATTATTGTTTATTTAACTATTATTGCAATTTTTTCTTTAATTTTATATTTTATTTCAGAAATTGTTTCAAAAGAACCTTTAATAGATTTTTCTATCTTTAAAATAAAAGAGTATGCTATTGGTATTTCTGTTTTCTTTTTCTTGCTTGGATTTTCTATGTATCAGATTTTTTATCTTCTTCCAATATATTTTGAAAAATTAAAAGGTTTATCAACCTTAGATGCAGGTCTTCATATACTTGCTTTTGCAGTTTTTATAGCTTTATTTTCACCAATTGCAGGAATACTATCTGATAAGATAGGAGAAAGATATGTGATTTTCATACCTGCAGTTTTATATTTAATAAGTTCTTTATGGATAATACCAAAACTAAATTATTTTACTCCAAGTGTACAAGCGGCAATATTAACTATTCCTCTTGGTATTTCCTTAGGTATGTTTTTTGCTCCAATTACAACTTTAGCTTTAAGAAATTTAGGAGATAAAACATCCTTAGGTACAGGACTTCTTCATTATTCAAGATTTGTAGGAGGTTCTTTTGGAACAGCAATAGCTACAAATAATTTATATAAATATCAGTATGAACATTACGAAGGTATAAATAATACTCAAAATCATTCATATATTTTAATGGAATTTGAAAGATTGAAAGAAATATTTTCACAAATAGTTAATCCAGAAAAAGTATTCTATATATCTAAAATTATTATTTATAAGCTACAACAGATTTATAGTTTTAGCTGGGGATTACAAGATACTTTTTTTGTTGCAGGGCTTTATGGACTTTTAGGTGTATTTCCATTATTAATAATAATATACTCAGATTTGAAAAATAAATTAAAAAAGGCTTAA
- a CDS encoding HlyD family secretion protein: protein MKNKIALIILVVLLIVFGFVAYKWIKHRIEYAISDAVFVETDNLSNIAFNRVSGKIIKMYKQEGDKVKKGELLAKIDPTDYKTTLSKTEKEIENLLFEKKALEIKKDRIEKQLNIAINIAQTELNQLDLEKKAIKYQIEELKAQKEQLQRDKKRYENLVEKNLTAKRNLEEINTQLKILNAKENSLKVKLNQLDYKKKILEDNLKLNKVKLAQVKELEENIKALNKKIESLKETKKDIQNLISYTDLKAPFDAIIAKKFKSVGEVVSAGKPIYSIFPRNNLYILVLLDENKLKGVKVGSKAYITLDAYPDKKFEGEVFEINPTTAAKFALVPRDITAGEFTKVAQRIPVKIRITKGDISLLKVGLGGEVEIKRK from the coding sequence ATGAAAAATAAAATTGCTCTTATTATCTTAGTAGTTTTATTAATAGTTTTTGGATTTGTTGCTTATAAATGGATAAAACATAGAATAGAGTATGCAATTTCTGATGCAGTTTTTGTAGAGACAGATAATCTATCAAATATAGCTTTTAATAGAGTTTCAGGAAAAATAATAAAAATGTATAAACAAGAAGGAGACAAAGTAAAAAAAGGAGAATTATTAGCAAAAATTGATCCTACCGATTATAAAACAACACTATCTAAAACAGAAAAAGAGATTGAAAATCTTTTATTTGAAAAAAAAGCATTAGAGATAAAAAAAGATAGAATAGAAAAGCAGTTAAACATAGCTATAAATATAGCTCAAACTGAACTAAATCAGTTAGATTTAGAAAAAAAGGCTATAAAATATCAGATTGAAGAGTTAAAAGCACAGAAAGAACAACTTCAAAGGGATAAAAAAAGATATGAAAATCTTGTAGAGAAAAATTTAACTGCTAAAAGAAACCTTGAGGAAATAAATACTCAATTAAAAATATTAAATGCTAAAGAAAATTCATTAAAAGTAAAACTTAATCAGTTAGATTATAAAAAGAAAATTTTAGAAGATAATCTAAAACTAAACAAAGTAAAATTAGCCCAGGTAAAAGAGCTTGAAGAAAATATAAAAGCATTAAATAAAAAAATAGAAAGTTTAAAAGAAACTAAAAAAGATATACAAAATCTTATATCTTATACAGATTTAAAAGCTCCATTTGATGCTATTATTGCTAAAAAGTTTAAATCTGTCGGAGAAGTGGTATCTGCAGGAAAACCTATTTATTCAATCTTTCCAAGAAATAATTTGTATATTCTTGTTTTACTTGATGAAAACAAACTAAAAGGTGTTAAAGTTGGAAGTAAAGCATATATAACATTAGATGCATATCCTGATAAAAAGTTTGAGGGTGAAGTTTTTGAGATAAATCCAACAACTGCAGCAAAATTTGCTCTTGTACCAAGAGATATTACTGCAGGAGAGTTTACAAAGGTAGCCCAAAGAATACCTGTGAAAATAAGAATTACCAAAGGAGATATTAGCCTTTTAAAAGTTGGTCTTGGTGGAGAAGTTGAGATAAAGAGAAAATAA
- a CDS encoding TolC family protein codes for MKKLAYILFLPIASYGLTIDQAVQKALNQNLNLKEYKQDIKANQYQLKEDKQLWFPQFFVSYSYTMFKDTPYTQIPISFGSISPPPFKQFNKQFSNFDIGINYPIFTGFQRINKIKISKSQIKSSKYMYHEQENEIKAKVEKAYLNVLMAEDALNIYKSQKKAVSYAVKKAKEQYKEGLRTKVDVLQAKVKLSKVERDIKKAEGNLKIAKAYLNNLLNQDINKDFQVEHVKWNIPKNLNLEKLQELAIRNRKIINALSEQEKQAEYLYKINQASFYPQVVAQAKYNYSNQSPYLDPKGNYIFAIALNLEFQGIKPYYASLKTKELEKKLVIKINQLKNNIKLQVKSAYENFLTAQKNLDIAENTLKEAEEYYKLVKGQYENQLADMTDLLNAESSYTAAKRGRMISYYELLKAFVDLEKAVGVDLNEK; via the coding sequence ATGAAAAAGTTAGCATATATTTTATTTTTACCAATAGCCTCTTATGGATTAACAATAGATCAAGCAGTTCAAAAAGCATTAAATCAAAACTTAAACTTAAAAGAGTATAAACAAGATATAAAAGCTAATCAATACCAACTAAAAGAAGATAAACAGTTATGGTTTCCTCAATTTTTTGTAAGTTATTCTTATACTATGTTTAAAGATACACCTTATACACAAATACCAATATCTTTTGGTAGTATTAGTCCTCCACCTTTTAAACAGTTTAATAAGCAGTTTTCTAATTTTGATATAGGAATTAATTATCCTATTTTTACAGGTTTTCAAAGAATAAATAAGATTAAAATATCAAAATCTCAGATAAAGTCGTCAAAATATATGTATCATGAACAAGAAAATGAGATAAAAGCAAAAGTAGAAAAAGCATATCTTAATGTATTAATGGCAGAAGATGCACTAAACATATATAAATCTCAAAAAAAGGCAGTTTCTTATGCAGTCAAAAAAGCAAAAGAACAATATAAAGAAGGATTAAGAACAAAAGTAGATGTATTACAAGCAAAAGTTAAACTTTCAAAAGTTGAAAGAGATATTAAAAAAGCAGAAGGTAATCTAAAAATTGCAAAAGCATATCTTAATAATTTATTAAATCAAGATATAAATAAAGATTTCCAAGTAGAACATGTAAAGTGGAATATTCCAAAAAATCTTAATTTAGAAAAACTTCAAGAATTAGCAATTAGAAATAGGAAAATAATAAATGCTTTGTCAGAACAAGAAAAACAAGCAGAATATCTTTATAAAATAAATCAAGCAAGCTTTTATCCGCAAGTTGTTGCACAAGCTAAATATAATTACTCAAATCAATCTCCATATCTTGATCCAAAAGGTAATTATATTTTTGCTATAGCTTTAAATCTTGAATTTCAAGGAATAAAACCTTATTATGCAAGCTTAAAAACAAAAGAATTAGAAAAAAAATTAGTTATAAAAATTAATCAGCTTAAAAACAATATAAAACTACAAGTAAAATCTGCTTATGAAAACTTTCTTACAGCTCAAAAAAATTTAGATATAGCAGAAAATACTTTAAAAGAAGCAGAAGAATATTACAAACTTGTTAAAGGCCAGTATGAAAATCAGCTTGCAGATATGACAGATCTTTTAAATGCAGAATCATCATATACAGCGGCAAAAAGAGGAAGAATGATTTCTTATTATGAATTATTAAAAGCATTTGTTGATCTTGAAAAAGCAGTAGGAGTAGATTTAAATGAAAAATAA
- a CDS encoding TetR/AcrR family transcriptional regulator translates to MSQSDTKQRLINSAIKIFSEKGFFNTKVSDIVKDAGVAQGTFYIYFKSKEDIFIYIIETITAQIENIIKENKSLNLPIDKKLEKFNSELFSLLYKYKNIGRIFFFQLLCIDEKFKNIFLQTNKKISQFYLELFKEYKEKELITDLFMGFGKRLFEFSILIEDKPLEEILTEYKKGIKVILGGLK, encoded by the coding sequence ATGAGTCAGTCAGATACAAAACAAAGGCTTATAAATAGTGCAATAAAAATATTTTCAGAAAAAGGATTTTTTAATACTAAAGTTTCTGACATTGTAAAAGATGCAGGTGTTGCTCAAGGAACTTTTTATATTTATTTTAAAAGTAAAGAAGATATATTTATTTATATTATTGAAACTATAACAGCTCAAATTGAAAATATAATAAAAGAAAATAAATCATTAAATCTTCCTATTGATAAAAAATTAGAGAAATTTAACAGTGAATTATTTAGTCTTTTATATAAATACAAAAATATAGGAAGGATTTTTTTCTTTCAGCTTTTATGTATTGATGAAAAATTTAAAAATATCTTCTTACAGACAAATAAAAAAATATCTCAGTTTTATTTAGAGCTTTTTAAAGAATATAAAGAAAAAGAGCTTATTACAGATTTATTTATGGGTTTTGGAAAAAGATTATTTGAGTTTTCAATTTTAATTGAAGATAAACCTTTAGAAGAGATATTAACTGAATATAAAAAAGGAATAAAAGTAATATTAGGAGGATTAAAATGA
- a CDS encoding UbiA-like polyprenyltransferase has product MIKKLKYYGELIKIEHTIFALPFAIASIFIVEKGLPSVDKLFWILVAVIAGRTAGMAFNRFFDLPFDKLNPRSKNWASVSGLVKPIEILVLAIISSIVLIFSAYMLNKLAFYLSPIAILLLIIYPLGKRFTNFVHLILGAVYFIIPIAVSIALKASVVPSAVFLGLAMAFWVSGFDIFYSLQDIEFDKKVGLYSIPSKFGIKNAILFARFFHFLTLIFLILTGIYADLGLIYYIGLFILTLFLVYEHSLIKENDLSNINVAFFTINGYVSIIYMFFVILDIYLNWRL; this is encoded by the coding sequence TTGATAAAAAAATTAAAGTATTATGGTGAGCTTATAAAGATAGAACATACTATTTTTGCTTTACCTTTTGCTATTGCATCTATCTTTATAGTAGAAAAAGGACTTCCTTCAGTAGATAAACTTTTTTGGATTTTAGTTGCAGTAATTGCAGGAAGAACAGCTGGAATGGCTTTTAATAGGTTTTTTGATCTTCCTTTTGACAAATTAAATCCTCGTTCAAAAAACTGGGCATCTGTTTCTGGTCTTGTTAAGCCTATTGAAATTTTAGTTTTAGCTATTATATCTTCTATAGTTTTGATTTTTTCTGCTTATATGCTTAATAAACTTGCTTTTTATCTTTCACCTATAGCTATACTATTACTTATTATTTATCCCCTTGGAAAAAGATTTACAAACTTTGTTCATCTTATTTTAGGAGCAGTATATTTTATTATACCTATAGCTGTAAGCATTGCTTTAAAAGCATCTGTCGTACCTTCTGCAGTTTTTTTAGGTCTTGCAATGGCTTTTTGGGTTTCTGGATTTGATATTTTTTATTCTCTTCAAGATATTGAGTTTGATAAAAAAGTTGGACTTTATTCTATACCTTCTAAGTTTGGTATAAAAAATGCTATTTTATTTGCAAGATTTTTTCATTTTTTAACTTTAATATTCCTTATTTTAACAGGAATATATGCAGATTTAGGACTTATCTATTATATAGGGCTTTTTATACTTACTTTATTCTTGGTATATGAGCATTCTTTAATAAAAGAAAATGATTTATCAAATATAAATGTTGCTTTTTTTACAATAAATGGTTATGTTAGCATTATTTATATGTTTTTTGTAATATTAGATATTTATTTAAACTGGAGGTTATAA